In Nicotiana tabacum cultivar K326 chromosome 11, ASM71507v2, whole genome shotgun sequence, a single window of DNA contains:
- the LOC107827032 gene encoding protein OPI10 homolog has protein sequence MFGVVFPNRSFPMDISTFAQIDTTHWVLDMNTFVGEAYDSIREVCIFLINNFTLPPDKALAVYIQSPGSPFLFCGAVTLTRPSAVLSLPWPEPGGQLQLTADATPVSAKIGVSVEDLATLPSLDVTAEKKIERLALKVGENLFNFMQSFCGVDGSKLVVPMDILDRWFKKFQERAKRDPEYLKGFAL, from the exons ATGTTTGGAGTAGTGTTCCCAAACCGAAGCTTCCCTATGGATATCTCCACCTTTGCTCAAATTGACACCACCCATTGGGTTCTGGACATGAACACCTTTGTTG GGGAAGCATACGATTCAATTCGTGAAGTCTGCATATTCCTCATCAACAACTTCACACTGCCACCAGACAAGGCCCTCGCTGTGTATATCCAATCCCCTGGCTCACCTTTCCTCTTTTGTGGTGCAGTCACGTTGACGCGACCCTCTGCCGTGCTGTCACTCCCTTGGCCAGAGCCCGGTGGCCAACTGCAGCTCACTGCCGATGCAACTCCAGTCTCTGCCAAGATAGGTGTCTCAGTTGAGGACCTTGCAACACTTCCCTCCCTTGATGTCACCGCAGAGAAGAAAATCGAGAGGTTGGCACTGAAAGTTGGTGaaaacttgttcaattttatGCAGTCGTTTTGTGGGGTGGATGGCAGTAAGCTGGTGGTGCCTATGGATATATTGGATCGTTGGTTCAAGAAATTCCAGGAACGAGCAAAGCGAGATCCAGAATATTTGAAGGGCTTCGCGTTGTAG